The Geothrix oryzae DNA window CACGAAGGAGCCGGAGCCGCCGGGAAAACGCAGGGACGAAAGGCGAACATGGTCCAGCCAGGCCTGGTCCGGGGCCCAGCCGTACTTCTCCGAGATCTTCTTGCTCGGCAGGTTGTCGAAGGTCCACATGCCTTCTTCGGCCCGGAGGGAAGAACCGGCCAGGGTGAGGGCCAGGAGGGTGAGGGCCAGGGAACGCGGATTCATGGGATCTCCCAAGTGCTGATGGAATGAGCCACCATCGTATCACTAAGTATCACCCGCCCCGCCTTTGACGACCTCACGGGCAAGTTACAATTTATCAACCCCTGTGTGTCCAGTAAGTTCCACTGCCATCTCTGGCCTAATTCCGTCATACTTGTGCCCTGGACATTCAATGACCCTCGCCCTGAACCGGATCCTCAAGCGCGCCTCGGCCGGCCTGATGCTGGCCTTGGCCCTGGTGTATCTGCTTCATTCGGCCGCGCATACTGCCGCCGCGGAAGTGGCGATCCCCGCCAACGGCGCGGCCGTGGTCCTGGAACTGGATCCCTTCGTCCTGGCCCAGGCCCAGAGCGGCGACGGCGTGGCCGGCTGCCACTTCTTCTGCAACCACGGCTGCCCGGTACCGCCCCTGCCCGACCAGCCCCGGCTGGCCGAGCCCAATTCCTCCCGCACCTACGCCCTGGCCCGGATCAGCCCGGCGCGTGGCGCCCACCTGCAGCCCCTCGAGGCTCCGCCCCGGATGCTCGCCTGACGCTCCGCTGATCGCCTTCCGCGAGGTCGACCGCTTCCTGCGGTGTCGGCCTTCCGGCGCGATCCCACCCCACCGGGCCCTGGTCCGGTGGCCTTCCGCGACGCCTGACGAGGAACCCATGATCCGTGCCCTGCTTTCGGGGGCCCTGGCCTGCACGCTGACCGCGCAGACCCAGGGGCCCGCATCCACCCCTCCCCTGACTTGGGAAACCCTGCTGGCCCGAGCCACCTCCGATCCCTCCCAGCTTCGCCTGGAGGCGGACCTGGCGGCCCGGCAGCGACAGCTGGCCGCCACCGGGGGTCTGCTGCGGGAGGGCCCCACCCTCACGGCCGAAACCGGCCGCCGCAGCGGCCCCGGCACCACCAGCACCGACAAGGTGGCCCAGGTGGACGCCCCCCTGCTGTTGGCCCCGACCCTTCGCGCCGGCGCCCGGGACACCCTCGTCCGCGCCGAGGGCTCCCTCCCGGCCCTGGCCCGGGCCGAAGCCCGGCATCGGCTGCGGCTGGCCTACCTCGACGCCTGGCTCGCGGAGGCCCAGCTGCGCCTCCGCCGGTCGCAGCTGAACCTCACGGAGACCTGGGTGCGGGTGGCCCAGGCCCGGGTGGATTCGGGGTCGGATCCCGCCTACCAGGCCGACCTGGTGCGTGGCGACCTGCTGCGACTCCGCGCCGAGCTGGGCGAAGCCCAGCGCCGGGCCAGCGAAGCCTGGGGCGCCCTGAGGGTCCTCGCCGACCTGCCGGCGGAGCCCTTGCCCCTGGCCGATCCCGGCATCCCGGCCCTGCCTGCCCCTGAAGGCTTGAGCGAGGCCTTCCAGCACAGCCTGGTGCGACGCGCCCAGGCGGACCGGACCGCGGCGGATCGCTCCGCCTTCGACCTGCAGCAAGCCCTCAAGGGCTCCCGCTGGAGCCTGCGGGGCAGCCACGCGTCCGAGGGCGAGGAGCGCATCACGCGCGTGGGCGTGGCCTTCCGCCTGCCCCGCCCCGGCGAACTCAGTGCCCAGAAGCGGGAGACCTCCGCGGGCCGCGGAGCCCTCGCCCGGGAGGCCGAAGCTGCCGCCTTCCAGCTGGAATCCCGCTTCCAGACCGCCCTGCTCCGCCTCCGCGCTTTCGGCGGGATCCTGCCGCCCCAAGGCTTCGACGCCGCCCTCCGGGCCGTGGATCTGCGGCTCCAGGAAGGCAAGGAGCGCCCCTCGGATGCCCTGCTGCTGCGGCGCCAGCTGCTGGAGGCCGACAGCGCCTCGCTGCAGCGCCTGCGGGATGGCCATGCCCTCGCCGCCGAACTCGACCTGCTGACCCTTGGAGATGCCCGATGACCGCCTTCCATCCGACCACCCGCCTCTTGCCCGTCCTGCTCACGGCGGGTGTCCTCCTGGGTCTCCAGGCCTGCAAGCCCAAGGCACCTGCCGAGGGAACCCCGCCCCAGTCCCAGGCGCCGGAGACCGACGCCGTGCCGTTGAAAAGCATCCAGGAAGGACTGCGCGTGGCGGAGGTCCCGGCCCCGTCCGTGCTGCAGGCGTGGTTTCCCGCGGAAGCCACCGGAGATGAGTCCGCCCGGGCCGTCCTCACCGCCCCGGTGAGCGGCATCGTGGCCTCGGCTCCGGCCGCGCCGGGGCGTCCCGTGGCCAAGGGGGCGCCCCTGGTGACCCTGCGCAGCCCGGAACTGGCCGAATTGAAATCCAAGTGGCTCATCGCCCAGGCCCGGCTGCGTCGAGCCCAGGCTGAGCTGGCCCGGGAGCAGCGCCTCGCCGCCGCCCAGGCCGGTGCGCGACGCGATCTGGACAACGCGGAAGCCGAACACGCCAGCGCCAGCGCCGAGGCGGAATCCGCCCGCATCGCCTTGCAGGCCCGGGGCGTCACCCCCGAACGGGCGGACGGCACCTTCGTCCTGCGCGCTCCCAGCGCCGGTACCGTATCAGCCTGGAAAGCCCAGCTGGGCCAGGGGGTGTCTGCCAACGAAGAACTCGGGACCTTCCAGTCAGCTTCGGCCTCGCTGGCGGTGGTGGAATTGCCGCCCCCGGCCCCCGGAGCTTGGAAGCTGGGCAGCCGCGCGGTCATCCGCGATGACCATCGGACCTGGCAGGGCGAAGTGGTGGGCCTGCCTTCCAGCATGGGCGACATGACCCACCGCCTGACCTACCGCCTGCGCCTCTCCGGCGCTCCCCTGCCGCTGCCCGGGACGCCCCTGGAAATCCAGGTGCCGTTGGGTCAGGGTGTGCTGCTCCCGTCCTTGGCCCTCCAGCAGGTGGAAGGCGTCTGGGGCGTGTTCCTCCAGGAGGGCGACCTGGCCCGCTTCCGCCCGGTGAAGCGCGGGCCCGATGCGGGCCGGGAGACCCTGGTTCTCGATGCCCTTCCCACCGGCGCCAAGGTCTTCACCGACGGGGCCTATCTGCTCAAGTCCAAGCTGATGCGCACCAAGTCTGGGGGCGGCGATGAGTAAGAATCCCCACACCCTTCTCACCCGCTGGTTCGCCTGGCTGCTGCCCAAGCAGGGCCTGGTCTACGGCGCCACGCTGCTGCTGGCCTGCACGGGCATCCTCACCTTCTTCAACCTCAAGCGCGACCTCATCCCCGATCTCTCCCTGCCCTCACTCCAGCTGCTCATCCAGAGCCCAGGGCGCGCCGCGGCGGAGCTGGAGCTCACCGTGGCCCAGCCCGTGGAACAGGCCGTGGGCGGCCTGCCCGGCGTGCGGCGGGTGGTCAGCACCGTGCAGGCGGGCCTGGTGCAGGTGGTCATCGCCTTTGAGGGCGACACGGATCCCTGGCGGTCCCGGCAGCTGGTGGGCGAGCGCATCTCCTCGCTCATGGGTGGTTTCCCGCCCGGCACCCTGCCGCCGCTGGTGACCAGCGCGGCGGGCCGCCTGCAGGAGATCCAGGAGCTGGTGCTCACGGGCCCCGGCGTGGGGCCCATGGCCCTGCGCGACCACGCCGTGAAGGGGATCGTCCCGCGGCTCCAGGCCGTTCCCGGAGTCGCGCGCGTGGAGGCCCTGGGCGGCGAAGCGAAGCAGATCCAGGTGCTATTGCGGCCCGACCGCATGCGGCTGCAGGGCGTGCCGCTGGGCAAGGCCATGGAGGCCCTCGAGGGCAGTGACCAGGACGGCGGGGCCGGCATCCTGGAGCTGCAGGACAAGGGCTGGTTCGTCACCCTGGGCAGCGCCGCGCCCAGCCCCGACGAGCTCCGGAGGCTGCCCATCCAGACCCAGCGCGGCACCGTGTACCTGGGTGAAGTGGCCGACATCCAGGTGGGCGCCGCCTTCCGCCGGGGACTCTCCACCTACCGCGGCGTCGAGGCCGTGTCCCTGCGCGTGGTCAAGCAACCCACGGCTGAGGCCCTGAGCACGGCGCAATCCGTGCGCGAGGCCCTGCCGGAGTTGCGCAAGGGCCTGCCCGAAGGCATGAAGCTGGAGATGTTCTATGACCAGGGCGAGTTCGTGCGCCATGCCCTCAGCGGCGTCACCCTGGCGCTGATGCTGGGCGGCGGCTTCGTGGGCCTGGTGCTCGTGGTGCTGCTGGGCAACTTCCGGGGCGCCCTGGTGGTGATCATCCTCCTGCCCCTCGCGACCCTCGGCGCGGCCCTGCCCCTCATGTGGATGGGCCTCGGCTTGAACGCCCTCACCCTCGGCGGGCTCGCCATCTCCGTGGGTCTGCTGGTGGACGCGGGGGTCATCATGGTCGAGAACCTCACCCACCGGCTGCACCAGGCTCATGCCGACAATCCGGCCAGCCGCCGGGCCACGCTGGTGGTGGCGGCCTCGGAGGTGGGGATCCCCATCCTCATCGCCGTGCTGGTGATCCTGGCGGTGTTCATCCCGCTGCTGGCCATCGGCGGCGTGGCCGGAAAGCTCTACGCCCCGCTCGCCGTGGCCGTGGGTTCCGCCATGACCCTCAGCCTCATCCTCAGCTTCACGCTGGTGCCCACGCTGGTGGAGCGCTTCCTGCCGCCGGGCACGGTGCTGGAGGAGCCGCGCTTCGTCACGCGGCTGAAGGAGGTCTACCGGCCGGCGCTGACCTGGGCCCTGAGCCACGGCGCCAAGCTGCTGGCCGTGGCGGGCACCTTGACCGCCGCGAGCATCGTGCTGGCCCTGGGTCTCGGCAGCAACTTCCTGCCGAGCCTCGATGAGGGCGCCTTCATCCTCACGCCGAACTTCCCAGCGGAAACCAGCCTGGAGGCCGTGGACCAGGGCAACCAGATGCTGGGCCGGCGCATCCGTCAGGTGCCCGGCGTGAAGGACTACTACCGGCGCACGGGTCGCGGCGATGTCACGGAGGACCCCATGCCGCACTACTCCAGCGACATCCTGGTGCTGCTCCAGTCCGGCGCGGATCCGAAGAAGGTCGAGGCCGCCCTCGGCGCCCTGGCCGAGGAGATGCCTTATCCCGTGGAACTCACCACGCCCATGAACATGAAGATCTCCGAAGGCCTTGGCGGCACTCCCGCCGATCTGCAGGTGAAGCTCTTCAACCCGGACATGGCGGCCCTGGAGGCCGCGGTGCCGGACCTGCGCAAGAAACTGGCGGAGCTGCCCGGGGTGAAATCCGTGGCCCCCGATACCGGCGGCCCCCTGCCCAAATGGCAGGTGAAGATCGATGACCGCGATCTGCGCCACCTCGGCGTGCCGCGGCCCCTGCTGCTCCAGACCCTGCAGGCCGCTCTCCAGGGCCTGGAGGCCGCGCCCCGCTACGACGGCCCCCAGCGCATCGGCCGCGTGGTGAGGTTCCAGATCCACGGAGATGTCACGCCGGAGCGGCTCCAGCGCCTGCCCCTGGTACTGGACGATGGGCGCGTGCTGGAGCTGGGCCAGGTGGTGACCTTCACGGAATCCACCACGCCGAGCATGATCCGTCGCGAATCCAGCCAGCGTCGACTCGCCCTGAACCTGCGAACCGAAGGCGACCTGGGCGGCGCGGCCAAGCGCGTGGACGCCCTGCTGGCTTCCCATCCGCTGCCCAAGGGCACGGTGGTGAAGCTGGGCGGGCGCATCGAGGAGGCCCGGGAAACCCAGCGCCGTCTGCTCATCGCCGTCGTCGTGGCGCTGGGCATCGTGGTGGGCCTCCTGTATGTGGCCCTCGGCCGCTGGTGGGAGGTGACCGTCGTGCTGGCCACCCTGCCCAACGCCTTTGCCGGAGGGCTCTTCAGCCTCTGGCTGGCGGGAGAGACCTGGAATGTCAGCTCCATCGTCGGCATGATCGGCCTCTTCGGCGTGGCCGTGCAGAACAGCCTGGTGCTGATCACCCAGACCAAGGATCTGTACGCCTCGGGGCTCTCCCTGCGCCAGTCGGTGCTGGAGGCCAGCCTGGGCCGCGTGCGGCCCAAGCTCATGACCGCCGGGGCGGCCATCCTCGGCCTGCTGCCCATGCTGCTGGGCTTCGGGGGCAGCGAACTGGAGCGGCCGCTCGCCATCGTGATGGTGGGGGGCCTCGTGACCTCCACCCTGTTCACGCTGCTGGTCCTTCCCGGCTTCTACGAGTGGATGGGCAAGCGCCGGGGACTGGAGGCCGCCCGGAACTAGGCAAGGGGTGTCCAAGGCACACTCTTGCATCAACTTGCCTTTGAAAAATAAAGCCGCAAGACGAGGGCGCCGAGATGGACATAGAGGTCACCTATGCCCTCCCGGCGCCCTTGGCACATGCTCGTCTGCGTAGCGATCTCGGTCGCCGCCTCGGCCGCGGAAGCCCAGGCGACCCCGAGCCTGCCCGTCGAACCCGCCAGGCCCCCGACCTGGCGGGAATCCCTGGATGCCGGCCGGGACCGCCTCGCCGAACGCCTGTCCGGCCTCAAGCTCTCAGCCTTCGGGGATGCGCTCGCGGCCCCCGACGACCAGGGGCGGCGCAGGCTGGAGGCGGGCGCCTTCGAACTGGACTTCGCCGGAGAGTTCCACGAGAGGGTGGACGCGGCTGCCGCCGTGGTCACCACCCGCGAGGCCACCAAGCTCCCGGTGGCCTTCCTGGACTTCCATCCCTTCGGCGGCACCATCGCGCCCCGCGGCCGACTCTGGGTGGAGAGGGGCTTCCACATCCAGGCCGGGCGCTTCGATGTGCCCTTCGGCAACGACTGGCAGTTCTTCGCCAGCAAGGACAGCGTGTCCATCTCGCGTCCGCTGACCACGGACGGCATCATGGATGGCGGCTACAACGACATCGGTCTGCGCGTCCTCGGCAACGACGGCACGGCCAACTTCAACGCCTTCATCCTGCGCGGCTTCGGCGATGGCCGGCTGGCGGGCGGCCGCCTGGGTTTCACGCCCTTCGGGAACCCCTTCTCCCTCCGGGCCGTGCGGGATCCCAAGTCCCTCGAGTTCGGGGTCTCCTGCCTCTATGACACCGGCGCCGACCGGAGGAAGCGGGAGATGGCCTGGGCGGCGGATGCGGAAGGCCGGGTGGGGCCCTGGTATCTGCGGGGCGAATATCTCCTCCGGCGCCAGGAGCCCGATGGGGGCAGCGAACGGATCACCCGCCGGGGCTGGCACCTGACGCAGGAATTCGTCTTCGCGGACCTGCCCGCGCCCACCACCCTGTTCCTGCGCTACGAGCGCATGGGCCAGCTGCCGGCGGATGGCCAGCCCGGTAGCGACCACGATGTGCGCGCCGCCGCGGGACTTTCCCTCACCCTCGCCGGCATCTTCCAGCTGAAGGCCGAGTGGCAGCACTTCCTCGAGGCCACCACGGCCACCCGGGACACCCCTGCCTTCAGCCCCAATGTCTGGCTGGCCCAGCTGGTGGTGGTGTTCTGATGCGTGGCCTCCGGCTGTCCGCCCTCCTCTGGAGCGTGGCCATCTTCGCCCAGGCGCCGGACGACATGCCGGGG harbors:
- a CDS encoding efflux RND transporter permease subunit yields the protein MSKNPHTLLTRWFAWLLPKQGLVYGATLLLACTGILTFFNLKRDLIPDLSLPSLQLLIQSPGRAAAELELTVAQPVEQAVGGLPGVRRVVSTVQAGLVQVVIAFEGDTDPWRSRQLVGERISSLMGGFPPGTLPPLVTSAAGRLQEIQELVLTGPGVGPMALRDHAVKGIVPRLQAVPGVARVEALGGEAKQIQVLLRPDRMRLQGVPLGKAMEALEGSDQDGGAGILELQDKGWFVTLGSAAPSPDELRRLPIQTQRGTVYLGEVADIQVGAAFRRGLSTYRGVEAVSLRVVKQPTAEALSTAQSVREALPELRKGLPEGMKLEMFYDQGEFVRHALSGVTLALMLGGGFVGLVLVVLLGNFRGALVVIILLPLATLGAALPLMWMGLGLNALTLGGLAISVGLLVDAGVIMVENLTHRLHQAHADNPASRRATLVVAASEVGIPILIAVLVILAVFIPLLAIGGVAGKLYAPLAVAVGSAMTLSLILSFTLVPTLVERFLPPGTVLEEPRFVTRLKEVYRPALTWALSHGAKLLAVAGTLTAASIVLALGLGSNFLPSLDEGAFILTPNFPAETSLEAVDQGNQMLGRRIRQVPGVKDYYRRTGRGDVTEDPMPHYSSDILVLLQSGADPKKVEAALGALAEEMPYPVELTTPMNMKISEGLGGTPADLQVKLFNPDMAALEAAVPDLRKKLAELPGVKSVAPDTGGPLPKWQVKIDDRDLRHLGVPRPLLLQTLQAALQGLEAAPRYDGPQRIGRVVRFQIHGDVTPERLQRLPLVLDDGRVLELGQVVTFTESTTPSMIRRESSQRRLALNLRTEGDLGGAAKRVDALLASHPLPKGTVVKLGGRIEEARETQRRLLIAVVVALGIVVGLLYVALGRWWEVTVVLATLPNAFAGGLFSLWLAGETWNVSSIVGMIGLFGVAVQNSLVLITQTKDLYASGLSLRQSVLEASLGRVRPKLMTAGAAILGLLPMLLGFGGSELERPLAIVMVGGLVTSTLFTLLVLPGFYEWMGKRRGLEAARN
- a CDS encoding efflux RND transporter periplasmic adaptor subunit; protein product: MTAFHPTTRLLPVLLTAGVLLGLQACKPKAPAEGTPPQSQAPETDAVPLKSIQEGLRVAEVPAPSVLQAWFPAEATGDESARAVLTAPVSGIVASAPAAPGRPVAKGAPLVTLRSPELAELKSKWLIAQARLRRAQAELAREQRLAAAQAGARRDLDNAEAEHASASAEAESARIALQARGVTPERADGTFVLRAPSAGTVSAWKAQLGQGVSANEELGTFQSASASLAVVELPPPAPGAWKLGSRAVIRDDHRTWQGEVVGLPSSMGDMTHRLTYRLRLSGAPLPLPGTPLEIQVPLGQGVLLPSLALQQVEGVWGVFLQEGDLARFRPVKRGPDAGRETLVLDALPTGAKVFTDGAYLLKSKLMRTKSGGGDE